The Candidatus Binataceae bacterium nucleotide sequence GTGCTACGGAATGTGCCGGCGCGCTGGAAAAATCCGCCAATTTCGTGGCATGCTGCCAAGACCCAGATGGCGATCCAATTCGAGGACCGATTCATCCTTACTGACTAATCACCACCACTGGCTCAAACACGAAATTCCTGACAGATCCATCGTCAGCCATGCAGATCCTGCGCTCGTTGCCACGACTTCCACGCCCGCTTGCCGGTCGCCCGCTGATCGAGTTTCACTCGCCCCAATCGCGCGACCCGTTCACGCTCGCTCGGCGAGAGCCGACGCGTCTCCTGCGCGACGCTCAGGAGCGCCCCAAGCAGGTAATCCGGCGGTTCGAGATCGAGCCCGGCCAGAGCTATCAGGCCGCCGAGATTCGCCAGGTGATGGACCCGCAATCCCTGCTCCCGTAAGGTCCGGGGAAAGCGAGATTCTGGGTTACCATCACCGTGAATTCGTAGCCGGGCCGAATCTCGATTGTGGC carries:
- a CDS encoding conjugal transfer protein TraD — translated: MRVHHLANLGGLIALAGLDLEPPDYLLGALLSVAQETRRLSPSERERVARLGRVKLDQRATGKRAWKSWQRAQDLHG